The genomic segment ATCGGCATCGCCGCCACCCATGAGGGCGATCTGTACCAGTATGCCGGAATCGAGACCCTGACCAACCCGCTGCCGCCTATCGTCGCGGTCAATACCACCGCCGGCACCGCCAGCGAGGTCACCCGCCACTGCGTCCTGACCAACACCGAAACCAAAGTGAAGTTTGTGATCGTCAGCTGGCGCAACCTGCCGTCGGTCTCTATCAACGATCCGCTGCTGATGATCGGTAAACCGGCCGCCCTGACCGCGGCGACCGGGATGGATGCCCTGACCCACGCCGTAGAGGCCTATATCTCCAAAGACGCTAACCCGGTGACGGACGCCGCCGCCATGCAGGCGATCCGCCTCATCGCCCGCAACCTGCGCCAGGCCGTGGCCCTCGGCAGCAATCTGCAGGCGCGGGAAAACATGGCCTATGCCTCTCTGCTGGCCGGGATGGCTTTCAATAACGCCAACCTCGGCTACGTGCACGCCATGGCGCACCAGCTGGGCGGCCTGTACGACATGCCGCACGGCGTGGCCAACGCTGTCCTGCTGCCGCATGTGGCCCGCTACAACCTGATCGCCAACCCGGAGAAATTCGCCGAGATTGCTGAACTGATGGGCGAAAATATCACCGGACTGTCCACTCTCGACGCGGCGGAAAAAGCCATCGCCGCTATCACGCGTCTGTCGATGGATATCGGTATTCCGCAGCATCTGCGCGATCTGGGAGTAAAAGAGGCCGACTTCCCCTACATGGCTGAGATGGCTCTGAAAGACGGCAATGCGTTCTCGAACCCGCGTAAAGGCAACGAGCAGGAGATTGCCGCGATTTTCCGCCAGGCATT from the Citrobacter sp. Marseille-Q6884 genome contains:
- the dhaT gene encoding 1,3-propanediol dehydrogenase — translated: MSYRMFDYLVPNVNFFGPNAISVVGERCQLLGGKKALLVTDKGLRAIKDGAVDKTLHYLREAGIEVAIFDGVEPNPKDTNVRDGLAVFRREQCDIIVTVGGGSPHDCGKGIGIAATHEGDLYQYAGIETLTNPLPPIVAVNTTAGTASEVTRHCVLTNTETKVKFVIVSWRNLPSVSINDPLLMIGKPAALTAATGMDALTHAVEAYISKDANPVTDAAAMQAIRLIARNLRQAVALGSNLQARENMAYASLLAGMAFNNANLGYVHAMAHQLGGLYDMPHGVANAVLLPHVARYNLIANPEKFAEIAELMGENITGLSTLDAAEKAIAAITRLSMDIGIPQHLRDLGVKEADFPYMAEMALKDGNAFSNPRKGNEQEIAAIFRQAF